A single region of the Aeromonas hydrophila subsp. hydrophila ATCC 7966 genome encodes:
- the cra gene encoding catabolite repressor/activator, which translates to MMKLDEIAALAGVSRTTASYVINGKADQYRISQATRDKVMAVVTAHNYQPDSRAASLRGGQTKTLGFILPDLENASYAKLAKRLEQGARVQGYQLLIVCSEDDPATEKELAEMLASRHVDALLVASCLPPEDPFYLGLQTRGIQVLAIDRAMAADKFVTVASENQKASCDLTASLLSPAIKHIALITALPALTISRERKAGFEQAVASHSTACHLCEGAHFSRAEGYRLIKTLHQQLGQLPQALVATSYILMEGVLDYLLEQETDMSRLAMATFGDDRLLDFLPFGINSLPQQHDALASQALELALKAIGGEYQCGLHYVSRTLKRRR; encoded by the coding sequence ATGATGAAACTGGATGAAATCGCCGCCCTCGCCGGTGTCTCGCGCACCACGGCCAGCTATGTGATCAATGGCAAGGCCGACCAATACCGCATCAGCCAGGCCACCCGCGACAAGGTGATGGCGGTGGTCACCGCCCACAACTACCAGCCGGACAGCCGCGCCGCCTCCCTGCGCGGTGGCCAGACCAAGACCCTGGGCTTCATCCTGCCCGACCTGGAGAACGCCAGTTACGCCAAGCTCGCCAAACGGCTGGAGCAAGGGGCGCGGGTACAGGGTTATCAGCTGCTGATCGTCTGCTCGGAAGATGACCCCGCCACCGAAAAAGAACTGGCCGAGATGCTGGCCAGCCGCCACGTGGATGCCTTGCTGGTGGCCAGTTGCCTGCCACCCGAAGATCCCTTCTACCTCGGCCTGCAGACGCGCGGCATCCAGGTGCTCGCCATCGACCGGGCCATGGCGGCCGACAAGTTCGTCACCGTGGCCAGCGAAAACCAGAAGGCAAGCTGCGATCTCACCGCCTCCCTGCTCTCGCCGGCAATCAAGCACATCGCCCTGATCACCGCGCTGCCGGCGCTCACGATCAGCCGGGAACGCAAAGCGGGCTTCGAGCAGGCCGTCGCCAGCCACAGCACGGCTTGCCATCTGTGTGAAGGGGCCCACTTCTCCCGCGCCGAGGGCTACCGCCTGATCAAGACGCTGCATCAGCAGCTCGGCCAGCTGCCCCAGGCACTGGTAGCCACCTCCTACATCCTGATGGAGGGGGTGCTCGACTATCTGCTGGAACAGGAGACCGACATGAGCCGGCTGGCCATGGCCACCTTCGGCGACGATCGCCTGCTCGATTTTCTCCCCTTCGGCATCAACTCCCTGCCCCAGCAACACGATGCCCTCGCCAGCCAGGCGCTGGAGCTGGCCCTCAAGGCGATTGGCGGTGAATATCAGTGCGGGCTGCACTATGTGAGCCGTACCCTCAAGCGCCGCCGCTAA
- a CDS encoding aromatic amino acid transport family protein: MNTKTLGCTLLIAGTTIGAGMLALPLASSSLGGPATLLLMIGLWGLMAFTAMLQVEASLNTGKWYLHQLADHLLGPWGKRIASFCILMLFYSLASAYISGGSSLLAQALADAGLPLSQEQAAWAFTLLFGGMVCVGTKQVDYLNRLMFTVKLVIMVAVLGLLLPRAEGQHLLSMPLGQGLLLAGLPVIFTSFGFHGSIPSVMLYLGDCPKQLRRVFVWGSALPLILYVLWQIAILGLLGQQSLIQTGGALDSLLANVGNLVSWPAFNQAMHLFADLALATSFLGVTLGLFDFMAKVTHRKDNWQGRTQTGLITFVPPLLFALYFPQGFIMALGYAAIALAVLAVLLPVALVWQSRKRAEAHHYRAPGGVLALGLAGAMGVLIVGVQISVSMGLLPAL; encoded by the coding sequence ATGAATACCAAAACCCTGGGATGTACCCTGTTGATTGCCGGCACCACCATAGGCGCCGGCATGCTGGCCCTGCCGCTGGCCTCCTCCTCCCTTGGCGGGCCCGCCACCCTGCTGCTGATGATCGGCCTCTGGGGCCTGATGGCCTTTACCGCCATGCTGCAGGTGGAAGCCAGCCTCAACACCGGCAAGTGGTACCTGCACCAGCTGGCGGATCACCTCCTCGGCCCCTGGGGCAAGCGCATTGCCTCCTTCTGCATCCTGATGCTGTTCTACTCGCTGGCCTCCGCCTACATCAGCGGCGGCAGCAGCCTGCTGGCCCAGGCGCTGGCCGATGCCGGCCTGCCCCTCAGCCAGGAGCAGGCGGCCTGGGCCTTTACCCTGCTGTTTGGCGGCATGGTCTGCGTCGGCACCAAACAGGTGGATTACCTCAACCGACTGATGTTCACCGTCAAGCTGGTGATCATGGTGGCCGTCCTCGGGCTACTGCTGCCGCGCGCCGAGGGGCAGCACCTGCTCTCCATGCCGCTCGGTCAGGGCTTGTTGCTGGCAGGCCTGCCGGTCATCTTCACCTCGTTCGGTTTTCACGGCTCCATCCCGAGCGTGATGCTCTACCTGGGGGACTGCCCCAAGCAGCTGCGCCGGGTCTTCGTGTGGGGCTCCGCCCTGCCGCTCATCCTCTACGTGCTGTGGCAAATCGCCATCCTGGGGCTGCTCGGTCAGCAATCTCTGATCCAGACCGGCGGGGCGCTGGACAGCCTGCTGGCCAACGTCGGCAATCTGGTGAGCTGGCCCGCCTTCAACCAGGCGATGCACCTGTTCGCCGATCTGGCGCTGGCCACCTCCTTCCTCGGGGTGACGCTGGGACTGTTCGACTTCATGGCCAAGGTGACCCATCGCAAGGACAACTGGCAGGGCCGCACCCAGACCGGCCTCATCACCTTCGTGCCGCCCCTGCTGTTTGCCCTCTACTTCCCGCAGGGCTTCATCATGGCGCTCGGCTACGCCGCCATCGCGCTGGCAGTGCTGGCGGTGCTGCTGCCGGTGGCCCTGGTGTGGCAGAGCCGCAAGCGGGCCGAGGCGCACCACTACCGCGCCCCGGGTGGCGTGCTGGCCCTGGGCCTTGCCGGCGCCATGGGCGTGCTGATCGTCGGTGTGCAGATAAGCGTCAGCATGGGGCTGCTGCCCGCGCTCTAA
- a CDS encoding antitoxin Xre-like helix-turn-helix domain-containing protein, whose product MVATAHLQRQDCAIDPSKALPVVFRILDKWQCNTDEQLRLLGISSRSTLNKYKESHGGIRLSADLQERMSYLLNIHKSLRVLFSADESIYGWVRKSNSHPFFAGRSAMEVMQGGRVADLYEVAIRLHAWRGGIA is encoded by the coding sequence ATGGTCGCAACCGCACACCTTCAACGGCAAGATTGCGCCATTGATCCCAGCAAGGCGCTGCCGGTGGTGTTTCGCATCCTGGACAAATGGCAGTGCAACACAGATGAACAGTTGCGACTGCTCGGCATCTCTTCGCGTTCAACTTTGAACAAGTACAAGGAGTCCCACGGCGGGATCAGACTGAGTGCGGATCTGCAGGAGCGAATGAGCTACCTGCTCAACATTCACAAGAGCCTGCGGGTGCTGTTCAGCGCGGACGAGAGCATCTATGGCTGGGTGCGCAAGTCCAACAGTCACCCCTTCTTCGCCGGCCGCAGCGCCATGGAGGTGATGCAGGGTGGCCGCGTGGCCGATCTCTATGAGGTCGCTATCCGCCTGCACGCCTGGCGCGGAGGCATAGCCTGA
- a CDS encoding RES family NAD+ phosphorylase, with protein MQTPPQRAFKDESAYRIIPSRYPTICLYEDVANADELEAVWAIEALTNDRLKEEAGELTRVPKADWLVGLAGGSHVMAAFTHLNPEGARFTTGDFGGYYCAPSLDTAIKETVYHQERVFGYTREPAQKVQMRVIHAEFSASLVDITGEAFLATPLYHATDYGYSQAFAREQKALDVDGICYRSVRHSGHDCYLLYRPRLVNRVHQPRHLEYHWNGSAIANVLQITLYGE; from the coding sequence ATGCAGACTCCCCCGCAGCGTGCATTCAAGGACGAGTCAGCCTACCGGATCATCCCGAGCCGCTACCCCACCATCTGCCTCTATGAGGACGTGGCCAACGCCGACGAACTGGAGGCGGTCTGGGCCATCGAGGCACTGACCAACGACAGGCTGAAGGAAGAGGCCGGCGAGCTGACGCGGGTGCCGAAAGCGGACTGGCTGGTGGGCTTGGCTGGTGGCAGCCATGTGATGGCCGCCTTCACCCACCTCAATCCGGAGGGGGCCCGCTTCACCACCGGCGATTTCGGCGGTTATTACTGCGCCCCCAGCCTCGACACCGCCATCAAGGAGACGGTCTACCACCAGGAGCGCGTCTTCGGCTACACCCGTGAACCCGCCCAGAAGGTGCAGATGCGGGTGATCCATGCCGAGTTCAGCGCCAGCCTGGTTGACATTACCGGCGAAGCCTTTCTCGCCACACCGCTCTACCATGCGACCGACTACGGATATTCCCAGGCCTTCGCCCGCGAGCAGAAAGCCCTGGATGTGGACGGCATCTGTTACCGCTCGGTGCGCCACAGCGGCCACGATTGCTACCTGCTCTATCGCCCGCGCCTGGTCAACCGCGTTCATCAGCCCCGCCATCTGGAGTACCACTGGAACGGCAGCGCCATCGCCAACGTGCTGCAGATCACCCTCTATGGCGAGTGA
- a CDS encoding DEAD/DEAH box helicase, whose protein sequence is MSFTSLGLAEPLLRAVAEQGYDTPSPIQQQAIPAVLAGRDLMAAAQTGTGKTAGFTLPMLQRLTESKRKVSPNRIRALVLTPTRELAAQVGESVRNYGKHLPIRSHVVFGGVSINPQMMATRRGLDVLVACPGRLMDLYNQNAVKFDEVEILVLDEADRMLDMGFIRDIRRILALLPKKRQNLLFSATFADEIRELATGLLDNPAVIEVAPRNSTAERIEQLVHPCDKANKIALLSHLVTSNNWQQVLVFTRTKHMANRVAETLDKNGVSAAAIHGNKSQGARTRALAGFKDGSVKVLVATDIAARGLDIDKLPQVVNFELPNVAEDYVHRIGRTGRAGAAGHAISLVAADEGKLIKAIERLTKQNIPCEQVAGFEASRETLDNIARGIGAPLRKEPRDPSEQRRAPRPQGQGQRQGAGRSANGGNGGGNRSGNGGKPKPQGGQRPEGGAGKPAQARRPRRATHNQ, encoded by the coding sequence ATGAGTTTTACTTCCCTCGGTCTGGCCGAACCCTTGTTGCGTGCCGTTGCCGAGCAAGGCTACGACACCCCGTCTCCCATTCAGCAACAAGCGATCCCGGCGGTACTGGCTGGCCGTGATCTGATGGCCGCCGCCCAGACCGGGACCGGCAAGACCGCAGGTTTTACCCTGCCGATGCTGCAGCGTCTGACTGAAAGCAAGCGCAAGGTCTCCCCGAATCGCATCCGTGCCCTGGTGCTGACCCCGACCCGCGAGCTGGCCGCCCAGGTGGGCGAGAGCGTGCGCAACTACGGCAAACACCTGCCGATCCGCAGCCACGTGGTATTTGGCGGCGTGAGCATCAACCCACAGATGATGGCCACCCGCCGTGGTCTGGACGTGCTGGTGGCCTGCCCGGGCCGCCTGATGGATCTCTACAACCAGAACGCCGTCAAGTTTGACGAAGTGGAAATCCTGGTGCTGGACGAAGCGGATCGCATGCTCGACATGGGCTTTATCCGCGACATCCGCCGCATCCTGGCCCTGCTGCCGAAGAAGCGCCAGAACCTGCTGTTCTCCGCCACCTTCGCCGACGAGATCCGCGAGCTGGCCACCGGTCTGCTGGACAACCCGGCGGTGATCGAAGTCGCTCCGCGCAACAGCACCGCCGAGCGTATCGAGCAGCTGGTGCACCCCTGTGACAAGGCCAACAAGATTGCCCTGCTGAGCCACCTGGTCACCAGCAACAACTGGCAGCAGGTGCTGGTGTTCACCCGTACCAAGCACATGGCCAACCGCGTTGCCGAGACCCTCGACAAGAACGGCGTCAGCGCCGCCGCCATCCACGGCAACAAGAGCCAGGGTGCCCGTACCCGCGCCCTGGCCGGTTTCAAGGATGGCAGCGTCAAGGTGCTGGTGGCGACCGACATCGCCGCCCGTGGCCTGGACATCGACAAGCTGCCGCAGGTAGTCAACTTCGAGCTGCCGAACGTGGCGGAAGATTACGTGCACCGCATCGGTCGTACCGGCCGTGCCGGCGCCGCCGGTCATGCCATCTCCCTGGTCGCGGCCGATGAAGGCAAGCTCATCAAGGCCATCGAGCGGCTGACCAAGCAGAACATTCCGTGCGAGCAGGTGGCCGGTTTTGAAGCCTCCCGCGAGACCCTCGACAACATCGCCCGCGGCATCGGCGCGCCGCTGCGCAAAGAGCCGCGCGATCCGAGCGAGCAGCGCCGTGCGCCACGCCCGCAAGGCCAAGGCCAGCGTCAGGGTGCCGGTCGCTCTGCCAACGGTGGCAATGGCGGCGGTAACCGCTCCGGCAACGGTGGCAAGCCCAAGCCCCAGGGCGGTCAGCGCCCGGAAGGCGGCGCCGGCAAACCGGCTCAGGCTCGTCGTCCTCGCCGCGCTACCCACAACCAGTAA